One genomic window of Prochlorococcus sp. MIT 0801 includes the following:
- the nuoK gene encoding NADH-quinone oxidoreductase subunit NuoK, which yields MLENSIVPVPLQAYLIIAAFLFCTGVWGLINSRNAVRVLMSIELMLNAVNINLMSFSSYIDGSVIRGQVFSIFVITVAAAEAAVGLAILLSLYRNRVTIDMESFNLLKW from the coding sequence ATGTTAGAAAATTCTATTGTTCCAGTCCCTCTTCAGGCTTATCTCATAATTGCTGCATTCCTTTTCTGTACAGGTGTATGGGGATTAATAAATAGTCGAAATGCTGTTCGTGTTTTAATGAGCATAGAATTAATGTTAAATGCAGTGAATATAAATCTTATGAGTTTTTCATCCTATATAGATGGATCAGTAATTAGAGGGCAAGTATTTTCAATTTTTGTTATTACCGTAGCAGCAGCAGAGGCAGCCGTTGGACTAGCGATACTACTTTCATTGTATAGAAATAGAGTTACTATTGACATGGAAAGTTTCAATCTACTCAAATGGTAG